A region from the Citrobacter telavivensis genome encodes:
- the nudC gene encoding NAD(+) diphosphatase: MDRIIEKLDSGWWIVSHEQKLWLPHGELPHGAATNFDLVGQPALHIGEWEGEAVWLVLQHRRHEMGSVRQVLDQDAGLFQLAGRGVQLAEFYRSHKFCGYCGHPMHPSKTEWAMLCTHCRERYYPQIAPCIIVAIRRDDSILLAQHVRHRNGVHTVLAGFVEVGETLEQAVAREVMEESGIKVKNLRYVTSQPWPFPMSLMTAFMAEYDSGEIVIDPKELLEANWYRYDDLPLLPPPGTVARRLIEDTVAICRAEYE, from the coding sequence ATGGATCGTATTATTGAAAAATTAGACAGCGGCTGGTGGATAGTCAGCCATGAGCAAAAATTATGGTTGCCTCACGGTGAATTGCCACATGGCGCCGCGACAAATTTCGATCTTGTTGGGCAGCCTGCGCTGCATATCGGAGAGTGGGAAGGAGAGGCTGTCTGGCTGGTGCTACAGCATCGGCGTCACGAGATGGGATCGGTTCGCCAGGTGCTCGATCAGGATGCGGGTCTGTTTCAACTGGCGGGGCGCGGTGTACAACTGGCCGAGTTTTATCGATCGCATAAGTTCTGCGGCTACTGCGGACACCCCATGCATCCCAGTAAAACCGAGTGGGCGATGCTCTGTACCCACTGCCGCGAACGTTACTATCCGCAAATCGCCCCCTGCATTATTGTCGCTATCCGCCGCGATGATTCCATCCTGCTTGCCCAACACGTACGCCACCGTAACGGCGTGCATACCGTGCTCGCCGGGTTCGTTGAGGTGGGCGAAACCCTGGAACAGGCGGTGGCGCGTGAGGTAATGGAAGAGAGCGGTATCAAAGTGAAAAACCTGCGCTATGTGACCTCGCAGCCGTGGCCTTTCCCGATGTCGCTGATGACCGCATTTATGGCGGAGTACGACAGTGGCGAGATAGTCATCGATCCGAAAGAGCTGCTGGAGGCTAACTGGTATCGTTACGATGATTTACCGCTCCTGCCGCCACCGGGCACCGTCGCACGGCGTCTGATCGAAGATACCGTGGCAATCTGTCGGGCTGAGTATGAATGA
- the thiC gene encoding phosphomethylpyrimidine synthase ThiC, producing the protein MSATTPKLSRREQRAQAQHFIDTLEGTAFPNSKRIYITGSQADIRIPMREIQLSPTLIGGSKEQPQFEENEAVPVYDTSGPYGDPDVAINVQQGLAKLRQPWIDARHDSEALTDRSSAYTKARLADDGLDELRFTGLLTPKRAKAGKCVTQLHYARQGIVTPEMEFIAIRENMGRERIRSDVLRQQHPGEGFGARLPENITPEFVRDEVAAGRAIIPANINHPESEPMIIGRNFLVKVNANIGNSAVTSSIEEEVEKLVWSTRWGADTVMDLSTGRYIHETREWILRNSPVPIGTVPIYQALEKVNGIAEDLTWEAFRDTLLEQAEQGVDYFTIHAGVLLRYVPMTAKRLTGIVSRGGSIMAKWCLSHHKENFLYQHFREICEICAAYDVSLSLGDGLRPGSIQDANDEAQFSELHTLGELTKIAWEYDVQVMIEGPGHVPMQMIRRNMTEELEHCHEAPFYTLGPLTTDIAPGYDHFTSGIGAAMIGWFGCAMLCYVTPKEHLGLPNKEDVKQGLITYKIAAHAADLAKGHPGAQIRDNAMSKARFEFRWEDQFNLALDPFTARAYHDETLPQESGKVAHFCSMCGPKFCSMKISQEVRDYAAAQTIEVGMADMSENFRAKGGEIYLKREEA; encoded by the coding sequence ATGTCTGCAACTACACCTAAATTGTCCCGCCGCGAACAGCGCGCGCAAGCACAACACTTCATCGACACCCTGGAAGGCACCGCTTTCCCGAACTCAAAACGAATCTATATCACGGGTTCGCAAGCGGATATCCGCATTCCGATGCGTGAGATCCAGCTTAGCCCGACGCTCATCGGCGGCAGTAAAGAGCAGCCGCAGTTTGAAGAGAACGAAGCGGTGCCGGTGTACGACACGTCCGGTCCCTATGGCGATCCGGACGTAGCGATTAACGTTCAGCAGGGTCTGGCGAAGCTGCGTCAACCGTGGATTGATGCGCGTCATGACAGCGAGGCGCTGACCGACCGGAGCTCGGCGTACACCAAAGCGCGCCTGGCCGATGATGGCCTTGATGAACTGCGCTTCACCGGCCTGCTGACGCCAAAACGCGCCAAAGCGGGTAAATGCGTCACCCAACTGCACTACGCCCGCCAGGGCATCGTAACACCGGAAATGGAGTTTATCGCCATCCGTGAAAACATGGGCCGTGAGCGCATTCGCAGCGACGTGTTGCGCCAGCAGCATCCGGGTGAGGGATTCGGCGCACGTCTACCGGAGAATATCACGCCGGAATTTGTGCGTGATGAAGTGGCCGCTGGACGGGCGATCATCCCCGCCAACATCAACCACCCTGAATCTGAGCCGATGATTATTGGCCGTAACTTTCTGGTGAAAGTGAATGCCAACATCGGTAACTCTGCCGTCACCTCTTCTATCGAAGAAGAGGTCGAAAAACTGGTGTGGTCAACGCGTTGGGGAGCGGACACCGTGATGGACCTCTCCACCGGGCGCTATATTCACGAAACCCGCGAGTGGATCCTGCGTAACAGCCCGGTGCCGATCGGCACCGTACCGATCTACCAGGCGCTGGAGAAGGTTAACGGGATCGCCGAAGATCTTACCTGGGAAGCCTTCCGCGATACGCTGCTGGAGCAGGCTGAACAGGGAGTAGACTACTTCACCATCCATGCCGGTGTACTGCTGCGCTATGTGCCGATGACCGCAAAACGCCTGACGGGGATCGTCTCGCGCGGGGGATCCATCATGGCGAAATGGTGTCTCTCTCATCACAAAGAGAACTTCCTTTATCAGCACTTTCGCGAAATTTGCGAAATCTGTGCCGCGTATGACGTTTCTCTGTCGCTCGGTGACGGCCTGCGCCCCGGTTCCATTCAGGACGCCAACGACGAGGCGCAGTTCTCGGAACTGCATACGCTGGGTGAACTGACGAAGATCGCCTGGGAATATGACGTGCAGGTGATGATTGAAGGTCCGGGCCACGTGCCGATGCAGATGATACGCCGCAACATGACCGAAGAGCTGGAGCATTGTCACGAAGCACCATTCTACACCTTAGGCCCGCTGACCACCGATATCGCACCGGGTTACGACCATTTCACCTCGGGGATTGGCGCGGCGATGATCGGCTGGTTTGGCTGTGCGATGCTCTGTTACGTCACGCCGAAAGAGCACCTCGGCCTGCCGAACAAAGAGGATGTGAAACAGGGGCTGATTACCTACAAAATTGCCGCCCATGCCGCCGACCTCGCGAAGGGGCATCCGGGTGCGCAAATCCGTGATAACGCGATGTCGAAAGCGCGCTTCGAATTCCGTTGGGAAGACCAGTTCAATCTGGCGCTCGATCCGTTCACCGCCCGCGCGTACCACGACGAAACCCTGCCGCAGGAATCCGGCAAAGTGGCGCACTTCTGCTCCATGTGTGGCCCGAAATTCTGCTCAATGAAAATCAGCCAGGAGGTTCGCGACTACGCCGCCGCCCAGACAATCGAAGTGGGGATGGCGGATATGTCAGAAAATTTCCGCGCCAAAGGCGGTGAAATCTACCTCAAACGGGAGGAAGCCTGA
- a CDS encoding Rsd/AlgQ family anti-sigma factor: MLNQLEDLTERVRGSNKLVDRWLHIRKHLLVAYYNLVGIKPGKESYMRLNEKALDDFCQSLVDYLSTGHFSIYERILHKLEGNGQLLKATKIWPLLEANTQRIMDYYDSSLETAIDHDNCLEFQQVLSDLGEALEARFALEDKLIMLVFDAMHDNAVIKRPA, from the coding sequence ATGCTAAACCAGCTGGAAGACCTGACAGAGCGCGTCAGAGGAAGTAACAAACTGGTTGATCGCTGGCTACATATACGTAAGCACCTGCTCGTGGCTTACTACAATCTGGTTGGCATTAAGCCTGGCAAAGAATCGTACATGCGGCTGAATGAAAAAGCGCTGGATGATTTTTGTCAGAGCCTGGTCGATTATCTCTCCACCGGACACTTCAGTATTTATGAACGTATTCTCCATAAATTGGAAGGTAACGGGCAGCTTTTAAAAGCGACAAAAATTTGGCCGCTACTGGAAGCTAACACACAACGCATCATGGACTATTATGACTCCAGCCTGGAAACGGCGATAGATCACGATAACTGCCTGGAGTTTCAACAGGTTTTGTCCGATCTCGGCGAAGCGCTGGAAGCCCGGTTTGCCCTTGAAGATAAGCTTATCATGCTGGTATTTGACGCCATGCACGACAACGCCGTCATCAAACGTCCTGCTTGA
- a CDS encoding deoxyribonuclease V produces MDLASLRAQQLELASSVIRTDRLDNTPPGLIAGADVGFEQGGEVTRAAIVLLKYPSLELLEYQVARIATTMPYIPGFLSFRETPALLASWAQLSQKPDLLFVDGHGISHPRRLGVASHFGLLVDVPTIGVAKKRLCGTFEPPGAEPGALSPLMDKNEQLAWVWRSKARCNPLFISTGHRVGLDSALAWVQRCMNGYRLPEPTRWADAVASERPAFMRWQEIQP; encoded by the coding sequence ATGGATCTCGCGTCGCTACGTGCTCAGCAGCTTGAACTGGCCTCATCGGTGATCCGGACGGATCGTCTCGATAACACGCCACCGGGTCTGATCGCCGGTGCCGACGTGGGGTTTGAGCAGGGCGGAGAAGTGACGCGAGCTGCGATCGTGTTGCTGAAATATCCCTCGCTGGAACTGCTCGAATACCAGGTGGCGCGCATCGCCACCACCATGCCCTATATCCCTGGCTTTCTCTCCTTTCGCGAGACGCCCGCGCTGCTGGCCTCGTGGGCGCAATTGTCGCAAAAACCTGATTTGCTGTTTGTGGATGGACACGGTATCTCCCATCCGCGTCGTCTCGGAGTGGCCAGCCACTTTGGGCTGCTGGTCGATGTGCCGACCATTGGCGTGGCGAAAAAGCGTCTGTGCGGTACGTTTGAGCCCCCCGGTGCCGAACCTGGCGCATTGTCGCCGCTGATGGACAAAAATGAACAACTGGCATGGGTCTGGCGCAGCAAAGCGCGCTGTAATCCGCTGTTTATCTCAACAGGCCATCGCGTTGGGCTGGACAGCGCTCTGGCGTGGGTACAGCGCTGTATGAACGGCTATCGTCTGCCGGAACCGACCCGCTGGGCGGATGCCGTGGCATCAGAACGTCCGGCGTTTATGCGATGGCAGGAAATCCAGCCCTGA
- the moeB gene encoding molybdopterin-synthase adenylyltransferase MoeB: MNDRDFMRYSRQILLDDIAIDGQQKLLASRVLIVGLGGLGSPAALYLAGAGVGTLVLADDDDVHLSNLQRQILFTTDDIARSKSQVAQQRLARLNPDIDLLSLPQRLSGDALSHAVAQADVVLDCTDNMATRQEINAACVAFDTPLITASAVGFGGQLMVLTPPWTQGCYRCLWPDEAEPERNCRTAGVVGPVVGVMGMLQALEAIKLLSGMDIPGGELRLFDGKTSQWRSLALRRANGCPVCGGRHANPVQ, encoded by the coding sequence ATGAATGATCGTGACTTTATGCGCTATAGCCGTCAGATCCTGCTGGACGATATCGCCATTGACGGTCAACAAAAGCTGCTCGCCAGCCGCGTATTGATCGTCGGGTTGGGTGGATTAGGTTCCCCGGCCGCGCTGTATCTGGCAGGTGCCGGTGTCGGCACGCTGGTGCTGGCTGACGACGATGACGTTCATCTCAGCAATCTGCAACGGCAGATCCTGTTCACCACGGATGACATTGCCCGATCTAAATCGCAGGTTGCACAACAGCGGCTGGCGCGACTCAATCCGGATATCGACCTGCTCTCGCTACCGCAACGTTTGAGTGGAGACGCCCTCAGCCATGCGGTAGCGCAAGCGGATGTGGTACTCGATTGCACCGACAACATGGCAACGCGTCAGGAAATTAACGCCGCATGCGTGGCGTTCGATACCCCGCTGATCACCGCCAGCGCGGTCGGTTTTGGCGGCCAGTTGATGGTACTGACGCCGCCCTGGACGCAGGGCTGCTACCGCTGTTTGTGGCCGGACGAAGCAGAACCCGAACGCAACTGCCGTACGGCGGGCGTTGTCGGTCCCGTCGTCGGCGTGATGGGGATGCTACAGGCGCTGGAAGCGATCAAGCTCCTCAGTGGTATGGACATACCCGGCGGCGAGTTGCGTTTGTTTGATGGTAAAACCAGCCAGTGGCGCAGTCTGGCATTACGCCGCGCCAACGGGTGTCCGGTATGTGGAGGACGACATGCGAATCCAGTTCAATGA
- the hupA gene encoding DNA-binding protein HU-alpha, producing the protein MNKTQLIDVIADKAELSKTQAKAALESTLAAITESLKEGDAVQLVGFGTFKVNHRAERTGRNPQTGKEIKIAAANVPAFVSGKALKDAVK; encoded by the coding sequence ATGAACAAGACTCAACTGATTGATGTAATTGCAGACAAAGCAGAACTGTCCAAAACCCAGGCTAAAGCTGCTCTGGAATCCACTCTGGCTGCTATTACTGAGTCTCTGAAAGAAGGCGATGCTGTACAACTGGTTGGTTTCGGTACCTTCAAAGTGAACCACCGTGCTGAGCGCACTGGCCGCAACCCGCAGACCGGTAAAGAAATCAAAATCGCCGCAGCTAACGTACCGGCGTTTGTTTCTGGTAAAGCACTGAAAGACGCAGTTAAGTAA
- the zraP gene encoding zinc resistance sensor/chaperone ZraP: MKRNTKAGLALIALSLMVLGSSPALAQHHWGNGGGMWQQNGSGLSAEQQTAAQKIHNDFYNQTNALRQQLMSKRYEYNALLATNPPDTAKINAVAKEMESLRQSLDEQRVKRDVAMAQAGVPGGMGMGYGGCGGGGHMGMGRW; encoded by the coding sequence ATGAAACGGAACACGAAAGCAGGCCTGGCGCTGATCGCCCTCTCTCTAATGGTACTGGGCTCCAGCCCCGCACTGGCACAGCATCACTGGGGGAACGGCGGCGGCATGTGGCAACAAAATGGTAGTGGACTGAGCGCAGAGCAACAGACTGCCGCGCAAAAAATCCACAATGATTTTTACAACCAGACTAACGCCCTGCGCCAGCAACTGATGTCCAAACGCTATGAGTACAACGCGCTGTTAGCGACGAATCCGCCGGATACCGCCAAAATCAATGCGGTGGCGAAAGAGATGGAATCCTTAAGACAGTCACTGGATGAACAGCGGGTGAAACGGGATGTCGCAATGGCTCAGGCCGGAGTCCCTGGCGGTATGGGAATGGGTTACGGCGGATGCGGTGGCGGCGGTCACATGGGAATGGGGCGCTGGTAA
- a CDS encoding thiazole synthase, giving the protein MLRIADKTFDSHLFTGTGKFASPAVMVDAIRASGSQLVTLAMKRVDLRQHNDAILAPLLDAGVTLLPNTSGAKTAEEAIFAAQLAREALGTHWLKLEIHPDARWLLPDPIETLKAADALVKQGFVVLPYCGADPVLCKRLEEVGCAAVMPLGAPIGSNQGLETRAMLEIIIQQSTVPVVVDAGIGVPSHATQALEMGADAVLVNTAIAVADDPVMMARAFRLAVEAGLLARQAGPGSRSRQAQATSPLTGFLEVSA; this is encoded by the coding sequence ATGTTACGTATTGCAGACAAAACGTTTGATTCACATCTGTTCACAGGCACGGGTAAATTTGCGTCACCGGCCGTAATGGTTGACGCGATCCGCGCCTCTGGCAGTCAACTGGTGACGTTGGCCATGAAGCGGGTGGATTTGCGCCAACACAATGACGCCATTCTGGCCCCGCTTCTCGACGCGGGCGTCACACTGTTGCCCAACACGTCCGGGGCGAAAACGGCAGAAGAGGCTATCTTTGCCGCACAGCTTGCGCGTGAGGCACTCGGCACCCATTGGCTGAAGCTGGAAATTCATCCCGATGCGCGCTGGTTACTGCCGGATCCGATTGAAACGCTGAAAGCCGCCGACGCGCTGGTAAAACAAGGATTTGTGGTGCTTCCTTACTGCGGTGCGGATCCGGTGCTGTGCAAACGGCTGGAAGAGGTCGGGTGCGCAGCGGTGATGCCGCTCGGTGCGCCGATTGGCTCGAATCAGGGGCTGGAGACCCGGGCCATGCTGGAGATCATTATCCAGCAGTCCACCGTTCCGGTGGTAGTGGATGCCGGAATCGGCGTACCCAGCCATGCCACGCAGGCGCTGGAAATGGGTGCGGATGCGGTGCTGGTGAATACGGCGATTGCCGTAGCAGACGATCCGGTGATGATGGCCCGCGCTTTCCGTCTGGCCGTAGAAGCGGGTCTTCTGGCGCGTCAGGCCGGACCGGGTAGTCGCAGCCGCCAGGCGCAGGCCACCAGCCCGCTAACCGGTTTCCTGGAGGTTTCGGCATGA
- the thiE gene encoding thiamine phosphate synthase, whose product MYQPDFPTVPFRLGLYPVVDSVAWIARLLDAGVRTLQLRIKDKRDEEVEADVVAAIELGRNANARLFINDYWRLAIKHRAYGVHLGQEDLETTDLKAIQATGLRLGVSTHDDMEIDVALAARPSYIALGHVFPTQTKQMPSAPQGLEQLARHIDRLHDYPTVAIGGISLDRAPAVLATGVGSIAVVSAITQAADWRAATAQLLAIAGAGDE is encoded by the coding sequence ATGTATCAGCCTGATTTCCCAACGGTTCCGTTTCGCTTAGGCCTCTATCCGGTTGTCGACAGCGTGGCGTGGATCGCGCGTCTGCTCGACGCTGGCGTGCGCACGCTTCAGTTGCGCATCAAAGATAAGCGCGATGAAGAGGTGGAAGCCGACGTGGTTGCGGCCATCGAACTGGGGCGGAACGCCAACGCCCGCCTGTTTATTAACGATTACTGGCGACTGGCAATTAAACACCGTGCCTATGGCGTGCATCTGGGTCAGGAAGACCTGGAAACCACCGATCTGAAAGCGATTCAGGCGACGGGATTACGTCTGGGCGTCTCGACGCACGACGACATGGAGATCGACGTGGCGCTGGCGGCACGTCCCTCCTACATCGCGCTGGGGCATGTCTTCCCGACGCAAACCAAGCAGATGCCGTCTGCGCCGCAGGGACTGGAACAGCTGGCGCGGCATATCGACCGTCTGCACGATTACCCTACTGTCGCCATTGGGGGGATCAGCCTGGACCGCGCGCCGGCGGTCCTTGCGACTGGCGTAGGGAGCATTGCGGTGGTCAGCGCCATTACCCAGGCTGCGGACTGGCGCGCGGCAACCGCGCAGTTGCTGGCGATAGCAGGAGCAGGCGATGAATGA
- the hemE gene encoding uroporphyrinogen decarboxylase, whose product MTELKNDRYLRALLRQPVDVTPVWMMRQAGRYLPEYKATRTEAGDFMSLCKNAELACEVTLQPLRRYPLDAAILFSDILTIPDAMGLGLYFEAGEGPRFTAPVACKADVDKLPVPDPEDELGYVMNAVRTIRRELKGDVPLIGFSGSPWTLATYMVEGGSSKAFTVIKKMMYADPKTLHALLDKLAKSVTLYLNAQIKAGAQSVMIFDTWGGVLTGRDYQQFSLYYMHKIVDGLLREHDGRRVPVTLFTKGGGQWLEAMAETGCDALGLDWTTDIADARRRVGHKVALQGNMDPSMLYAPAARIEEEVATILSGFGQGEGHVFNLGHGIHQDVPPEHAGVFVEAVHRLSAQYHK is encoded by the coding sequence ATGACCGAACTGAAGAACGATCGTTATCTGCGTGCGCTGCTGCGCCAGCCCGTTGATGTCACCCCGGTATGGATGATGCGCCAGGCGGGCCGCTATTTACCTGAATATAAAGCCACCCGCACAGAGGCGGGCGATTTTATGTCGCTGTGCAAAAATGCGGAACTGGCCTGCGAAGTGACACTCCAGCCGCTGCGCCGTTATCCGCTTGATGCGGCGATCCTCTTCTCGGATATTCTGACTATTCCGGATGCGATGGGGCTGGGGCTTTATTTTGAAGCCGGCGAAGGTCCGCGTTTCACCGCCCCGGTGGCCTGCAAAGCCGATGTCGACAAACTGCCGGTTCCCGATCCTGAAGATGAACTGGGCTACGTGATGAACGCGGTACGCACGATTCGTCGCGAGCTGAAAGGCGACGTGCCGCTGATTGGTTTCTCCGGCAGTCCGTGGACGCTGGCGACTTACATGGTCGAAGGCGGGAGCAGCAAAGCCTTTACCGTGATTAAAAAGATGATGTATGCCGACCCGAAAACGCTGCATGCGCTGCTCGATAAGCTGGCGAAGAGCGTTACGCTGTACCTCAATGCCCAAATCAAAGCGGGTGCGCAGTCGGTGATGATTTTCGACACCTGGGGCGGCGTACTGACCGGGCGCGATTATCAGCAGTTCTCGCTGTATTACATGCATAAAATCGTCGATGGTCTGCTACGTGAACACGACGGTCGCCGCGTGCCGGTGACGCTGTTTACCAAAGGTGGCGGACAATGGCTTGAAGCGATGGCGGAAACCGGCTGCGATGCGCTCGGACTCGACTGGACCACCGATATTGCCGATGCGCGTCGTCGTGTCGGGCACAAAGTGGCCTTGCAGGGCAACATGGATCCGTCGATGCTCTATGCGCCTGCGGCGCGTATCGAAGAAGAGGTGGCGACGATCCTCTCCGGTTTCGGCCAGGGCGAAGGCCACGTCTTTAACCTCGGTCACGGCATTCATCAGGACGTGCCGCCAGAACACGCAGGCGTCTTTGTGGAGGCGGTTCACCGCTTATCTGCGCAGTATCACAAATAG
- a CDS encoding DUF416 family protein, producing the protein MLQNPIHLRLERLESWQHVTFMACLCERMYPNYAMFCQQTGFGDGQVYRRILDLIWETLTVKDAKVNFDSQLEKFEEAIPTADDYDLYGVYPAIDACVALSELVHSRLSGETLEHAIEVSKTSITTVAMLEMTQAGREMSDEELNDNPAVEQEWDIQWEIFRLLADCEERDIELIKGLRADLREAGESNIGINLQQ; encoded by the coding sequence ATGTTACAAAACCCGATTCATCTGCGTCTGGAACGTCTGGAAAGCTGGCAGCATGTCACTTTTATGGCCTGCCTGTGTGAGCGCATGTACCCGAACTATGCCATGTTCTGCCAACAGACCGGGTTTGGCGACGGACAGGTCTACCGTCGTATTCTGGACCTGATCTGGGAGACGCTGACGGTCAAAGACGCGAAAGTGAATTTCGACAGCCAACTGGAGAAGTTTGAAGAAGCGATCCCGACGGCTGATGATTATGACCTGTACGGAGTTTATCCGGCCATTGATGCCTGCGTGGCGTTAAGCGAATTGGTGCATTCTCGTCTGAGCGGTGAGACGCTGGAACACGCCATTGAAGTCAGTAAGACCTCCATTACCACGGTTGCGATGCTGGAAATGACCCAGGCTGGTCGAGAAATGAGCGATGAAGAGCTCAACGATAACCCGGCGGTGGAGCAGGAGTGGGATATTCAGTGGGAAATATTCCGACTTTTAGCAGACTGCGAAGAACGCGACATTGAACTGATAAAAGGGCTTAGAGCAGACCTGCGTGAGGCTGGCGAGAGCAATATCGGTATAAATTTGCAGCAGTAA
- the thiH gene encoding 2-iminoacetate synthase ThiH, translating into MKTFTDRWRQLDWDDIRLRINSKTPADVERALNASRPSRDDMMALLSPAASAYLEPLAQRAQTLTRQRFGNTVSFYVPLYLSNLCANDCTYCGFSMSNRIKRKTLDEAEIVRECAAIRELGFEHLLLVTGEHQAKVGMDYFRRHLPTIRQQFSSLQMEVQPLAEAEYAELKKLGLDGVMVYQETYHDAMYAQHHLRGRKQDFFWRLETPDRLGRAGIDKIGLGALIGLSDNWRVDCYMVAEHLLWLQQHYWQSRYSISFPRLRPCAGGIEPASVMDERQLVQTICAFRLLAPEIELSLSTRESPWFRDHVIPLAINNVSAFSKTQPGGYADDRPELEQFAPHDNRHPATVADVLSAQGLQPVWKDWDAYLGRASQRL; encoded by the coding sequence ATGAAAACGTTCACTGACCGTTGGCGGCAACTCGACTGGGACGATATCCGCCTGCGCATCAACAGCAAAACGCCTGCTGATGTCGAGCGGGCGCTAAATGCGTCCCGCCCCAGTCGCGACGATATGATGGCGTTGCTGTCACCTGCCGCGAGTGCCTACCTCGAACCGCTGGCACAGCGGGCACAGACGCTCACCCGCCAGCGCTTCGGCAATACGGTGAGCTTTTACGTCCCGCTGTATCTCTCCAATCTGTGCGCTAACGACTGTACCTACTGCGGTTTTTCGATGAGCAACCGCATCAAGCGCAAAACGCTGGATGAGGCGGAAATTGTCCGGGAGTGCGCGGCGATCCGCGAGTTGGGTTTCGAACATCTCCTGTTGGTCACCGGCGAGCATCAGGCAAAGGTCGGGATGGACTATTTTCGTCGCCACTTGCCCACTATTCGCCAGCAGTTTTCGTCGCTGCAAATGGAGGTTCAGCCGTTAGCCGAAGCAGAATATGCCGAACTGAAAAAGCTGGGGCTCGACGGGGTGATGGTCTATCAGGAGACTTATCACGACGCGATGTACGCGCAGCACCATCTGAGGGGGAGAAAACAGGATTTCTTCTGGCGTCTGGAAACCCCGGACCGGCTGGGGCGGGCCGGTATCGACAAGATAGGCCTCGGTGCGCTGATTGGCCTTTCCGACAACTGGCGGGTGGACTGCTATATGGTGGCTGAGCATCTGCTGTGGCTTCAGCAACACTACTGGCAGAGCCGCTACTCGATTTCGTTCCCGCGCCTGCGTCCGTGCGCTGGCGGAATTGAACCCGCCTCCGTCATGGATGAGCGCCAACTGGTGCAAACCATTTGCGCGTTCCGTCTGCTGGCACCGGAGATTGAGCTGTCGCTGTCTACACGGGAATCACCCTGGTTTCGTGACCACGTGATCCCACTGGCGATTAACAATGTCAGCGCGTTCTCGAAAACCCAGCCCGGCGGGTATGCAGACGATCGCCCTGAACTGGAACAGTTTGCACCACATGACAACCGCCATCCTGCAACTGTTGCTGACGTGCTCTCCGCGCAGGGGCTACAGCCGGTATGGAAGGACTGGGACGCGTATCTGGGGCGCGCTTCGCAAAGGCTATGA
- the thiS gene encoding sulfur carrier protein ThiS, whose product MRIQFNDEPMQCAEGLCVHTLLTQLNQLKPGTALALNQQILPREQWAQHIVQEGDQILLFQVIAGG is encoded by the coding sequence ATGCGAATCCAGTTCAATGATGAGCCGATGCAGTGCGCAGAGGGGCTCTGCGTACATACGCTGCTGACTCAGTTGAATCAGTTAAAACCCGGCACCGCACTGGCGCTGAATCAACAGATTCTGCCCCGCGAGCAGTGGGCGCAGCACATCGTGCAGGAAGGTGACCAGATCCTGCTTTTTCAGGTTATCGCAGGGGGCTGA
- a CDS encoding DUF1481 domain-containing protein → MNSFNEGAVSPLSSVWRRMLTLAGVLLLTACSHNSSLPPFTASGFADNQGAVRIWRKDAADGVHLLSVFSPWRNGSTTTSEYRWQGDSLSLIELNIYGEPPEHIRVRFDDRGELSFMQREVDGRKQQLSNDQIELYRYRAEQIRQTSDALRQGRVVLRQGRWHAAEHAVTTCEGETIKPDLDARAMSHIERRQRRSSVDVSVAWLEAPEGAQLLLVANSDFCHWQPKEKTF, encoded by the coding sequence GTGAACAGTTTTAATGAAGGGGCGGTTTCGCCCCTTTCGTCTGTCTGGCGTCGCATGTTGACGTTAGCGGGCGTGCTGTTGCTGACGGCCTGTAGCCATAACAGCTCTCTTCCACCGTTTACCGCCAGTGGGTTTGCTGACAATCAGGGTGCGGTGCGTATCTGGCGTAAAGATGCCGCAGATGGCGTCCATTTGCTTTCCGTCTTTAGCCCGTGGCGTAATGGCAGTACCACAACCAGCGAGTACCGTTGGCAGGGTGATTCCCTTTCACTGATAGAACTCAATATTTATGGCGAACCGCCGGAACATATCCGCGTGCGTTTTGACGATCGCGGCGAGCTGAGCTTTATGCAGCGCGAAGTCGATGGCCGTAAACAGCAGTTGTCGAACGATCAAATCGAATTATACCGTTATCGTGCCGAGCAGATCCGCCAGACCAGCGATGCATTGCGTCAGGGGCGGGTGGTATTGCGTCAAGGACGCTGGCATGCCGCTGAACATGCGGTTACCACCTGCGAAGGCGAGACGATTAAACCCGATTTAGACGCCAGGGCGATGAGTCATATTGAGCGCCGCCAGCGCCGTTCATCTGTTGATGTCAGCGTGGCATGGCTGGAGGCACCCGAAGGGGCACAGCTTCTGCTGGTGGCGAATTCCGACTTCTGCCACTGGCAGCCAAAAGAAAAAACGTTTTGA